From a region of the Thermus caldilimi genome:
- a CDS encoding LysR family substrate-binding domain-containing protein translates to MDLRRLRLFLLLAEEKNFHRAAEKAYLSQPALSQQIQTLEQELGVKLLERRPFRLTPAGEVLVREGRQLLQEVEALKARVRRANREELRFGVPENLLPDLMPLLDHLRRGLGQPVEILEMHTPEQVKALKEGQLDYGLAGLRVEDPMIGHEPLLQVPIVVALPEGHSLASRERVPLKALKEEPFLLLPKETLPPLYEAFMEVFRRAGFTPRVAREVARFSQAVSLVAAGVGVYLTLAPYRVFPHPGVVLKPLEEEAALQVSLIYRLTPPPPRLLEVRELLQALVF, encoded by the coding sequence ATGGACCTGCGCCGCCTGCGGCTATTCCTTCTTCTGGCCGAGGAGAAGAACTTCCACCGGGCGGCGGAAAAGGCCTACCTCTCCCAGCCCGCCCTTTCCCAGCAGATCCAGACCCTGGAGCAGGAACTCGGGGTGAAGCTCCTGGAACGTAGGCCCTTCCGCCTCACCCCGGCGGGGGAGGTGCTGGTGCGGGAGGGCCGACAACTTTTGCAGGAGGTGGAGGCCCTAAAGGCCCGGGTGCGGCGTGCCAATCGGGAAGAACTCCGCTTCGGGGTTCCGGAAAACCTCCTTCCCGACCTCATGCCCCTTCTGGACCACCTGCGCCGGGGCTTGGGCCAGCCGGTGGAAATCCTGGAGATGCACACCCCTGAGCAAGTAAAGGCCCTCAAGGAAGGCCAGCTGGACTACGGCCTGGCGGGGCTTCGGGTGGAGGACCCCATGATCGGCCACGAACCCCTCCTCCAGGTGCCCATCGTGGTGGCCCTGCCCGAGGGGCATTCCCTGGCCTCGAGGGAACGGGTCCCCCTTAAGGCCCTCAAGGAGGAGCCCTTCCTCCTCCTCCCCAAGGAAACCCTGCCCCCCCTTTACGAGGCCTTCATGGAGGTGTTCCGCCGGGCGGGTTTCACGCCCCGGGTGGCCCGGGAGGTGGCCCGGTTTTCCCAGGCGGTGAGCCTGGTGGCCGCCGGGGTAGGGGTCTACCTGACCCTGGCCCCCTACCGGGTCTTTCCCCATCCCGGGGTGGTGCTCAAGCCCCTGGAAGAAGAAGCCGCCTTACAGGTCTCCCTCATCTACCGCCTCACTCCCCCACCCCCCAGGCTTCTGGAGGTGCGGGAACTCCTCCAAGCCCTGGTCTTCTAG
- a CDS encoding aminotransferase class I/II-fold pyridoxal phosphate-dependent enzyme yields MSRVPEASVFLVVDEAKRKAREKGVRLIDLSIGSTDLQPPEEPLKALREALSDPSTYGYCLKSCTLPFLEEASRWYEGRYGVRWDPRREALALIGSQEGLAHLLLALTEPHDLLLLPEVAYPSYFGAARVASLRTHLIPLREDGLADLSQVPEATWREAKVLLLNYPNNPTGAVADWGYFEEALGLAQRHGLWLVHDNPYVDQVYEGEAPSPLALPGGKERVVELFSLSKSYNLAGFRLGFALGNEEAMARLERVKGVIDFNQYAGILRMGVAALKTSREVTLGFAQVYRERALGMAEALEGALELLPPRATMYLWGRLPQGVDDLEFALSLVERGVAVAPGRGFGLGGQGFVRIALVRPLGELREAARILKEALD; encoded by the coding sequence ATGAGTAGGGTGCCGGAGGCCTCCGTCTTCCTGGTGGTGGACGAGGCCAAGCGGAAAGCCCGGGAGAAGGGAGTCCGCCTCATCGACCTCTCCATCGGCTCCACCGACCTCCAACCCCCGGAAGAACCTCTAAAAGCCCTGCGGGAAGCCCTTTCCGACCCCAGCACCTACGGCTACTGCCTGAAAAGCTGCACCCTGCCCTTTCTGGAGGAGGCCTCCCGCTGGTACGAGGGCCGCTATGGGGTGCGCTGGGACCCCAGGCGGGAGGCCCTGGCCCTCATCGGCAGCCAGGAGGGTCTGGCCCACCTCCTCCTGGCCCTCACCGAGCCCCATGACCTCCTCCTCCTGCCCGAGGTGGCCTACCCCAGCTATTTCGGTGCCGCCCGGGTGGCTTCCTTAAGGACCCACCTCATCCCCTTGCGGGAGGATGGCCTGGCGGATCTCTCCCAGGTGCCGGAAGCCACCTGGCGGGAAGCCAAGGTCCTCCTCCTCAACTACCCCAACAACCCCACGGGGGCGGTGGCGGACTGGGGCTACTTCGAGGAGGCCTTGGGCCTGGCCCAAAGGCACGGCCTATGGCTGGTCCACGACAACCCCTACGTGGACCAGGTCTATGAGGGGGAGGCTCCTTCCCCCCTGGCCCTTCCTGGAGGGAAGGAGCGGGTGGTGGAGCTCTTCTCTCTCTCCAAGAGCTACAACCTGGCGGGCTTCCGCCTGGGCTTCGCCCTGGGGAACGAGGAGGCCATGGCGCGGCTGGAGCGGGTCAAGGGGGTCATCGACTTCAACCAGTACGCAGGCATCCTGCGCATGGGGGTGGCGGCCCTGAAGACCTCGAGGGAGGTGACCCTGGGCTTCGCCCAAGTGTACCGGGAACGGGCCCTGGGGATGGCCGAGGCCCTGGAGGGGGCCCTCGAGCTCCTCCCCCCCAGGGCCACCATGTACCTCTGGGGTCGCCTGCCCCAGGGGGTGGACGACCTGGAGTTCGCCCTAAGCCTGGTGGAGCGGGGCGTGGCCGTGGCCCCAGGCCGAGGGTTTGGGCTCGGAGGCCAGGGCTTCGTGCGCATCGCCCTGGTGCGCCCCCTGGGGGAACTCAGGGAAGCGGCCCGCATCCTCAAGGAAGCCCTGGACTGA
- a CDS encoding 2-oxo acid dehydrogenase subunit E2, protein MELKLPELGDNVSAATVVGVLVKEGDRVAPGDPLLELETDKAVMEVPAEAGGVVKRVLVKVGEEVRPGQPFLELEAGEAEVPSLQEVPPPPREEKVQAAPPSGTPSPSPAPAGQEEGRLIPAAPSVRRLARELGVDIRQVRGTGLAGRITAEDVRRAAGQVPPSLPAEAISPLPAPKLPDFSRWGPVRTEPMSGVRKATSRAMAQAWAQVPMVTHFDEADITELEGLRKRYAKRAEERGFRLTLTAFLLKALALTLKAFPKFNASIDAEKGEIIYKDYVHIGVAVDTPHGLLVPVIRNVDQKGVLRLAKELQEISERARERKLTPEEMQGGTFSLSNLGGIGGTGFTPIVNWPEVAILGVSRSQMKPVWDPEKEAFQPRLIMPYGLTYDHRLIDGAEAARFCRHLAQLLEDPLGLALE, encoded by the coding sequence ATGGAGCTGAAGCTTCCCGAACTGGGCGATAACGTGAGCGCCGCCACGGTGGTGGGGGTGCTGGTAAAGGAGGGGGACCGGGTGGCCCCGGGGGACCCCCTTTTGGAACTGGAAACCGATAAGGCGGTGATGGAGGTCCCCGCTGAGGCGGGGGGGGTGGTGAAGCGGGTTCTGGTGAAGGTGGGGGAGGAGGTGCGCCCCGGGCAGCCCTTCCTGGAGTTGGAGGCTGGGGAGGCAGAGGTTCCCTCGCTCCAGGAGGTGCCCCCTCCACCCAGGGAGGAGAAGGTCCAGGCAGCGCCTCCTTCAGGAACCCCCAGCCCTTCGCCAGCCCCGGCAGGGCAGGAGGAAGGCCGGCTCATCCCGGCTGCTCCCTCGGTGCGGCGCCTGGCCCGGGAGCTGGGGGTGGACATCCGCCAGGTGAGGGGTACAGGCCTTGCGGGGCGCATCACCGCCGAAGATGTGAGGCGGGCCGCAGGCCAGGTTCCCCCTTCCCTGCCGGCGGAGGCCATAAGCCCCCTCCCGGCCCCCAAGCTCCCCGATTTCAGCCGCTGGGGCCCGGTGCGCACCGAGCCCATGAGCGGGGTGCGCAAGGCCACCTCGAGGGCCATGGCCCAGGCCTGGGCCCAGGTGCCCATGGTCACCCACTTCGACGAGGCAGACATCACCGAGCTGGAGGGTTTAAGAAAGCGCTACGCCAAGCGGGCGGAGGAAAGGGGCTTTAGGCTCACCCTCACCGCTTTCCTTCTCAAGGCCCTGGCCTTGACCCTGAAGGCCTTTCCCAAGTTCAACGCCTCCATCGATGCGGAAAAGGGAGAGATCATCTACAAGGATTACGTGCACATCGGAGTGGCGGTGGACACCCCCCATGGCCTTCTGGTACCGGTGATCCGGAATGTGGACCAAAAGGGGGTTCTGCGCCTGGCCAAGGAGCTTCAGGAGATCTCCGAACGGGCCCGGGAGCGGAAGCTCACCCCGGAGGAGATGCAGGGGGGCACCTTCAGCCTCTCCAACCTGGGGGGGATCGGTGGCACCGGTTTCACCCCCATCGTCAACTGGCCGGAGGTGGCCATCCTCGGGGTTTCCCGTTCCCAGATGAAGCCGGTGTGGGACCCGGAGAAGGAAGCCTTCCAGCCCCGGCTCATCATGCCCTACGGCCTCACCTACGATCACCGGCTTATAGACGGGGCCGAGGCCGCCCGCTTCTGCCGCCATCTGGCCCAGCTTCTGGAGGATCCTTTAGGCCTGGCCTTGGAATAG
- the perR gene encoding manganese-dependent transcriptional regulator PerR — MALKRLTRQRKAVLEVVKRAHNHPDAAWIYQEVRKVVPKVSLGTIYRTLEALVEEGYLIPITKAGEATRYDANLHPHLHLVCRGCGAIVDLEVALPDLLTPVQEAYPHLEVREVEVTYKGLCPTCKAALKG; from the coding sequence ATGGCGCTTAAGCGCTTGACCCGCCAGCGCAAGGCTGTTTTGGAGGTGGTGAAGAGGGCCCACAACCACCCCGACGCCGCCTGGATCTACCAGGAGGTGCGCAAGGTGGTGCCCAAGGTGAGCCTGGGGACCATCTACCGCACCCTCGAGGCCCTGGTGGAGGAGGGCTACCTCATCCCCATCACCAAGGCGGGGGAGGCCACCCGCTACGATGCCAACCTCCACCCCCACCTGCACTTGGTCTGCCGGGGGTGCGGGGCCATCGTGGACCTGGAGGTGGCCCTTCCCGACCTCCTCACCCCGGTTCAGGAGGCCTACCCCCACCTGGAGGTACGGGAGGTGGAGGTCACCTACAAGGGCCTCTGCCCCACCTGCAAGGCAGCCCTTAAGGGGTAG
- a CDS encoding Fur family transcriptional regulator, with translation MPRMREKENYRARLKAVGLRHTLPRERILSYLDRKNVHPTPEELYNGLKKRGYDIGLSTVYLNLHVLREHGLIYEFRDPKGLTRYDGYNEPHVHLVCTSCGKVEDLLLKNLPELDLSQAQKAAAEKSGWALENFRLEFRGLCPNCQE, from the coding sequence ATGCCAAGGATGAGGGAAAAGGAGAACTACCGGGCGCGGCTAAAGGCGGTGGGGCTCAGGCACACCCTGCCCCGGGAGCGAATCCTAAGCTACCTGGATCGCAAGAACGTCCACCCCACCCCCGAGGAGCTCTACAACGGCCTCAAGAAGCGGGGCTACGACATCGGCCTTTCCACCGTATACCTGAACCTCCACGTCCTGCGGGAACACGGCCTCATCTACGAGTTCCGCGACCCCAAGGGCCTGACCCGCTACGACGGCTACAACGAGCCCCACGTGCACCTGGTCTGCACCTCCTGCGGTAAGGTGGAGGACCTCCTCTTGAAGAACCTGCCGGAGCTGGACCTCTCCCAGGCGCAAAAGGCCGCCGCCGAGAAGTCTGGCTGGGCTCTGGAGAACTTCCGGCTAGAGTTTCGGGGGCTTTGCCCCAACTGCCAGGAGTAA
- a CDS encoding FtsB family cell division protein: protein MDRPIYRILHLAFALGLAHALFLLGQEGVRAYELAQERARLEEVLRQAEARVARLEAEVRAVQDPAYLEALVRRLGFVRQEEILRRR from the coding sequence TTGGACCGGCCCATCTACCGCATCCTGCACCTGGCCTTCGCCCTAGGTTTGGCCCATGCCCTTTTCCTTTTGGGGCAGGAGGGGGTCAGGGCGTACGAGCTCGCCCAGGAGCGGGCCAGGCTGGAGGAAGTCCTGCGCCAGGCGGAGGCCCGGGTGGCCCGCCTCGAGGCCGAGGTGAGGGCGGTCCAGGATCCCGCTTACCTGGAGGCCCTGGTGCGCCGGTTGGGTTTTGTGCGGCAAGAGGAGATACTAAGGAGGCGATGA
- a CDS encoding bifunctional folylpolyglutamate synthase/dihydrofolate synthase encodes MEPLAWLYARQGQVKPGLERIRALLARLGNPQEAYPVALIGGTNGKGTTARALAAVLGEAGLKVGLYTSPHLVDFRERVAIQGRPIGQETLCVLLEEIRPQAEALGASFFEVATALALLHFAREGVGFAVLEVGLGGRFDATNATEPQLSVVTNIGHDHLEVLGPTLRDVAREKAGIFRKGVPALTAARGEGLEELRAQAGRLGAPLWVLGEAFALAGLEMGPSGLAFRLRLGGEERVFHTRLLGPHQAENLVLAAVGGRLLRAPWEAVERALLRVEHPGRLERLPWLRGKELLLDGAHNPEGAWALREALHRHGLLPAALVLAFSREKDHAAMAEALRGLGPVVLTRYASPRSQDPRALLPLFPGASVEEEPLKALERAFTLADRVVVAGSLYLVGEVKRGLLGLPPEERWQ; translated from the coding sequence ATGGAACCTTTGGCCTGGCTTTACGCCCGACAGGGCCAGGTAAAGCCGGGGTTGGAGCGCATCCGGGCCCTCCTTGCCCGTTTGGGCAACCCCCAGGAGGCCTACCCCGTGGCCCTCATCGGGGGGACCAACGGCAAGGGCACCACAGCCCGGGCCCTGGCGGCGGTCCTGGGGGAGGCGGGTCTGAAGGTAGGGCTTTACACCAGCCCCCACCTGGTGGACTTCCGAGAGAGGGTCGCCATCCAGGGTAGGCCCATAGGGCAAGAGACGCTTTGTGTCCTTTTGGAGGAGATCCGCCCCCAGGCGGAGGCCCTTGGGGCCAGTTTCTTTGAGGTGGCCACCGCCCTCGCCCTCCTCCACTTTGCCCGGGAGGGAGTGGGGTTTGCGGTCCTCGAGGTGGGCCTGGGGGGGCGTTTTGACGCCACCAACGCCACGGAGCCCCAGCTTTCCGTGGTGACCAACATCGGCCACGACCACCTAGAGGTCCTGGGCCCCACCCTAAGGGATGTGGCCCGGGAGAAGGCGGGGATCTTCCGCAAGGGGGTGCCGGCCCTCACCGCCGCCCGGGGGGAGGGCCTGGAGGAGCTCCGGGCCCAAGCGGGCCGCCTGGGGGCTCCCCTTTGGGTCCTGGGGGAGGCCTTCGCCCTCGCCGGGCTGGAGATGGGGCCTTCGGGCCTCGCCTTCCGCCTCCGGCTTGGGGGGGAGGAGCGGGTCTTCCACACCCGCCTCCTGGGTCCACACCAGGCGGAGAACCTGGTCCTGGCGGCGGTGGGAGGGAGGCTCCTTAGGGCCCCCTGGGAGGCGGTGGAAAGAGCCCTCCTCCGGGTGGAACATCCGGGCAGGCTGGAGCGGCTTCCCTGGCTTAGGGGGAAGGAGCTCCTGTTGGACGGGGCCCATAACCCAGAAGGGGCCTGGGCCCTAAGGGAAGCCCTCCACCGCCACGGGCTTCTGCCTGCCGCCCTGGTCCTCGCCTTCAGCCGGGAGAAGGACCACGCCGCCATGGCCGAGGCCCTTAGGGGCCTCGGTCCCGTGGTTCTTACCCGCTACGCCTCTCCCAGAAGCCAGGACCCCAGGGCCCTCCTCCCCCTCTTTCCCGGGGCCTCGGTGGAGGAGGAGCCCCTGAAGGCCCTGGAGCGGGCCTTTACCCTAGCGGATCGGGTGGTGGTGGCGGGGAGCCTCTACCTGGTGGGGGAGGTGAAGCGGGGCCTTTTGGGATTGCCTCCGGAGGAGCGTTGGCAGTAG